Proteins co-encoded in one Brassica oleracea var. oleracea cultivar TO1000 chromosome C4, BOL, whole genome shotgun sequence genomic window:
- the LOC106338515 gene encoding uncharacterized protein LOC106338515, which translates to MEHTGKYSISTDRKTSEKTVDSSASVKPNGKSIDASVTVMKPNEKAAVSSANPMNPDAATALSSARVDQVMLFRDVSHCPREADLRFRLIHFWEARNPNTKTLIGQEMLLIDEEGTVIQGFVPAGRVGTFDLVAGSVYNLSNFFGSRSKNQYRVADHVATVSFSWNTSLAVVENPPVLIPDDRFRFHNYEEFKANCNSRGDLYDYVDHMKLVNGQRITDHMILDEVDIAEKRHLCVHVQTHDGPVMKLYLWDKAAADLCQKFKSYGSTPSVLLVTTVNPKHLGVTLALTSMSSSRVFMDVDVQPTKDYLEWLNSNSDIANRVAAEVVTKPETMTLEELFSYIKQDSSKVAWFECMATMYDVVQGSAWYYISCGGCNSKAVNVPTSLICNNKKCVKTEVTCELTGKHAAELVANYFEANGGVGADHCVPVPQALLDTIGQSRKFIMKVSDHNLIGKTQTITVTKILPPEASLPSTVGVESGSSGSSGDTAGDRARKADEILEADEAKRPKSN; encoded by the exons ATGGAACACACCGGCAAATATTCGATCTCCACCGACCGCAAGACCAGCGAGAAGACCGTCGACTCCTCCGCGTCTGTGAAACCAAACGGGAAGTCCATTGATGCCTCTGTGACTGTGATGAAACCTAACGAGAAGGCTGCTGTTTCATCTGCCAATCCGATGAACCCAGACGCTGCTACCGCTCTCTCCTCCGCGCGTGTCGACCAAGTGATGTTGTTCAGAGATGTTTCCCACTGCCCACGCGAAGCTGACTTGAGGTTTCGTTTGATTCACTTCTGGGAGGCTCGCAATCCAAACACGAAAACCCTGATTGGACAAGAGATGCTCCTTATCGACGAAGAG GGTACCGTTATTCAGGGTTTTGTCCCAGCCGGACGTGTTGGGACATTTGATCTGGTAGCTGGTTCTGTGTATAACCTGAGCAACTTTTTTGGATCCAGAAGCAAAAATCAGTATCGGGTTGCTGATCATGTCGCCACCGTATCATTTTCTTGGAATACTTCTTTGGCTGTGGTTGAGAACCCTCCGGTTTTGATTCCCGACGATAGGTTCAGGTTCCACAACTATGAGGAGTTTAAGGCCAATTGCAACTCGAGGGGTGATCTTTATG ATTACGTTGACCACATGAAGCTGGTGAATGGGCAGAGAATCACAGACCATATGATTCTTGACGAAGTTGACATAGCAGAGAAGCGGCATTTATGTGTTCATGTTCAGACACATGA CGGACCGGTGATGAAGCTTTATCTGTGGGACAAGGCTGCAGCCGATTTATGCCAGAAATTCAAGTCGTATGGAAGCACTCCAAGCGTTCTTTTGGTCACCACTGTGAACCCAAAACATCTTGGAG TAACCCTTGCTCTCACTTCTATGTCATCGTCTCGGGTGTTTATGGATGTCGATGTTCAGCCTACTAAAGATTATCTTGAATG GTTGAATTCAAACTCTGATATTGCTAATAGGGTTGCTGCTGAGGTTGTCACTAAGCCTGAGACAATGACTCTTGAAGAGCTATTCTCTTACATCAAGCAAGACTCTTCTAAG GTTGCTTGGTTTGAGTGCATGGCGACTATGTATGATGTTGTCCAGGGTTCTGCATGGTATTACATCTCCTGCGGTGGGTGTAATAGCAAGGCGGTCAACGTGCCTACTTCTCTGATTTGCAACAATAAGAAGTGTGTGAAGACTGAAGTCACATGC GAGCTGACTGGTAAACATGCAGCAGAGTTAGTTGCTAATTACTTTGAG GCTAATGGTGGAGTAGGAGCTGATCACTGCGTGCCTGTTCCGCAAGCTTTGCTTGATACAATAGGGCAATCACGCAAGTTCATTATGAAGGTCTCGGATCATAATCTGATAGGCAAGACTCAGACTATAACTGTCACCAAGATACTCCCACCAGAAGCCTCGCTGCCGTCGACCGTAGGTGTCGAGTCTGGTTCTTCAGGAAGCTCTGGAGATACTGCAGGTGATAGGGCTAGAAAAGCCGATGAGATCCTTGAGGCAGATGAAGCAAAGCGTCCCAAGAGTAACTAA
- the LOC106339735 gene encoding uncharacterized protein LOC106339735 encodes MATLPKLIRAMRNGSPKHHNLVLPSLRRAFSLYDQINLIDNVPEDQLRFQEFDETSFTVNGVKYDGSLLCVGNLLMSWSPRSFSEITTDSLSIFQTVRPIPELLIVGCGRYNHPVNPQVRQFVKSIGMKLETLDSRNAASTYNILNEEGRIVAAALLPYGVTS; translated from the exons ATGGCGACGTTGCCGAAGCTGATTCGAGCCATGAGAAATGGATCTCCCAAGCATCACAACCTCGTCTTGCCATCTCTACGAAGAGCTTTCTCTCTCTACGATCAGATCAATCTCATCGACAACGTTCCCGAGGATCAACTTCGGTTTCAGGA ATTTGATGAGACGAGTTTCACGGTGAATGGGGTTAAGTACGATGGGAGCTTGCTCTGTGTTGGGAACTTGCTGATGTCATGGAGCCCTCGTAGCTTCTCCGAGATCACAACAGATAG CTTGTCAATCTTCCAGACTGTTCGACCAATTCCAG AGCTTTTAATTGTCGGCTGTGGAAGATACAATCACCCAGTGAATCCCCAAGTCCGTCAGTTCGTGAAGTCAATTGGAATGAAGCTAGAAACTTTGGACTCT AGAAATGCTGCATCGACTTACAACATACTGAATGAGGAAGGCAGGATCGTGGCGGCTGCGTTGCTTCCTTATGGAGTTACATCCTAA
- the LOC106338514 gene encoding RING-H2 finger protein ATL5: MYAQTVFRFCECITVSILVVSFLRLFSKLAIFIVTRPWRRYRTFTFRSSQWIKAVNKHSSPLYCAVCLQEAEEGDKMRRLTICRHCFHADCIDPWLGEMSSTCPLCRAEVPPLPPVNPLLLLFVSANKEL; this comes from the coding sequence ATGTATGCTCAAACTGTGTTTAGATTCTGCGAATGCATCACAGTTTCCATTTTGGTCGTCTCATTTCTTCGTCTCTTCTCAAAACTAGCCATTTTCATCGTCACCCGTCCATGGCGTCGCTACCGCACGTTCACGTTCCGCAGCAGCCAGTGGATAAAGGCGGTGAACAAACATTCGTCTCCGTTGTATTGCGCCGTGTGTCTGCAAGAAGCAGAGGAAGGAGATAAGATGAGGAGGTTGACGATTTGTCGGCACTGTTTCCACGCGGATTGTATCGATCCATGGCTTGGTGAGATGTCTTCAACGTGTCCATTGTGTAGAGCTGAGGTCCCGCCTTTACCACCGGTGAATCCTCTGCTCTTGCTGTTTGTTTCCGCCAACAAAGAACTCTAA